In a single window of the Lagenorhynchus albirostris chromosome 19, mLagAlb1.1, whole genome shotgun sequence genome:
- the ZDHHC7 gene encoding palmitoyltransferase ZDHHC7 isoform X2 — protein MPSSGHRLRDVEHHPLLTENDNYDSSSSSSSEADVADRVWFIRDGCGMICAVVTWLLVVYADFVVTFVMLLPSKDFWYSVVNGVVFNCLAVLALSSHLRTMLTDPGAVPKGNATKEYMESLQLKPGEVIYKCPKCCCIKPERAHHCSICKRCIRKMDHHCPWVNNCVGEKNQRFFVLFTMYIALASVHALVLCGLQFVACVRGQWTECSGFSPPVTVILLIFLCLEGLLFFTFTAVMFGTQIHSICNDETEIERLKSEKPTWERRLRWEGMKSVFGGPPSLLWMNPFVGFRFRRLQTRPRKGGPEFSVKRAKPVTRNSAAGGFGELPLAP, from the exons ATGCCGTCATCAGGACACCGGCTCCGGGATGTCGAACACCATCCTCTCCTGACCGAAAATGACAACTAcgactcttcctcctcctcttcatccgAGGCCGACGTGGCAGACAGGGTCTGGTTCATCCGCGACGGCTGTGGCATGATCTGTGCTGTCGTGACGTGGCTACTGGTCGTGTACGCGGACTTCGTGGTGACGTTTGTCATGCTGCTGCCTTCCAAAGACTTCTGGTACTCCGTGGTCAATGGAGTCGTTTTTAACTGCCTGGCGGTGCTTGCCCTGTCCTCTCACTTGAGGACCATGCTCACCGACCCC GGGGCAGTACCCAAAGGGAATGCTACTAAGGAATACATGGAGAGTTTGCAGCTGAAGCCTGGAGAAGTGATCTACAAATGCCCCAAGTGCTGCTGTATCAAGCCCGAGCGCGCCCACCACTGCAG TATTTGCAAAAGATGTATTCGGAAAATGGATCATCACTGCCCCTGGGTGAACAACTGTGTCGGAGAAAAGAATCAGAGATTTTTCGTGCTCTTCACT ATGTACATCGCGCTGGCGTCCGTGCACGCGCTCGTGCTCTGCGGGCTGCAGTTCGTCGCCTGCGTCCGAGGGCAGTGGACTG AATGCAGTGGTTTCTCACCTCCAGTCACTGTGATCCTGCTGATCTTCCTGTGCCTTGAGGGTctgctgtttttcactttcaccgCAGTGATGTTCGGCACCCAGATCCACTCCATATGCAATGATGAAACG GAGATTGAGAGGCTGAAGAGTGAGAAGCCGACGTGGGAGCGGAGGCTGCGGTGGGAAGGGATGAAGTCCGTCTTTGGGGGCCCCCCCTCGCTGCTCTGGATGAACCCCTTCGTCGGCTTCCGATTCAGGCGACTGCAGACGAGACCTAGGAAAGGGGGCCCCGAGTTCTCAGT AAAACGAGCCAAGCCAGTGACCAGGAATTCTGCGGCTGGTGGCTTCGGGGAGCTCCCGCTGGCCCCGTGA
- the ZDHHC7 gene encoding palmitoyltransferase ZDHHC7 isoform X1: MPSSGHRLRDVEHHPLLTENDNYDSSSSSSSEADVADRVWFIRDGCGMICAVVTWLLVVYADFVVTFVMLLPSKDFWYSVVNGVVFNCLAVLALSSHLRTMLTDPGAVPKGNATKEYMESLQLKPGEVIYKCPKCCCIKPERAHHCSICKRCIRKMDHHCPWVNNCVGEKNQRFFVLFTMYIALASVHALVLCGLQFVACVRGQWTECSGFSPPVTVILLIFLCLEGLLFFTFTAVMFGTQIHSICNDETVRSSSAVSAAAFVRARVGGQHCSGQRGPRVTREVDGAAPRGRDSITARAPLAASSSGFQRTCDVRVNRARRGEPVHSVSRRPRPLAAAGSWSPSCL; this comes from the exons ATGCCGTCATCAGGACACCGGCTCCGGGATGTCGAACACCATCCTCTCCTGACCGAAAATGACAACTAcgactcttcctcctcctcttcatccgAGGCCGACGTGGCAGACAGGGTCTGGTTCATCCGCGACGGCTGTGGCATGATCTGTGCTGTCGTGACGTGGCTACTGGTCGTGTACGCGGACTTCGTGGTGACGTTTGTCATGCTGCTGCCTTCCAAAGACTTCTGGTACTCCGTGGTCAATGGAGTCGTTTTTAACTGCCTGGCGGTGCTTGCCCTGTCCTCTCACTTGAGGACCATGCTCACCGACCCC GGGGCAGTACCCAAAGGGAATGCTACTAAGGAATACATGGAGAGTTTGCAGCTGAAGCCTGGAGAAGTGATCTACAAATGCCCCAAGTGCTGCTGTATCAAGCCCGAGCGCGCCCACCACTGCAG TATTTGCAAAAGATGTATTCGGAAAATGGATCATCACTGCCCCTGGGTGAACAACTGTGTCGGAGAAAAGAATCAGAGATTTTTCGTGCTCTTCACT ATGTACATCGCGCTGGCGTCCGTGCACGCGCTCGTGCTCTGCGGGCTGCAGTTCGTCGCCTGCGTCCGAGGGCAGTGGACTG AATGCAGTGGTTTCTCACCTCCAGTCACTGTGATCCTGCTGATCTTCCTGTGCCTTGAGGGTctgctgtttttcactttcaccgCAGTGATGTTCGGCACCCAGATCCACTCCATATGCAATGATGAAACGGTACGCTCCTCGTCTGCTGTGTCTGCTGCGGCCTTCGTGCGGGCACGAGTCGGCGGGCAGCACTGCTCTGGACAGCGGGGCCCGCGCGTTACCCGGGAGGTGGACGGGGCAGCCCCGAGGGGCCGCGACAGCATCACTGCACGCGCCCCCCTCGCTGCGAGCAGCTCGGGTTTCCAGCGTACCTGTGATGTGAGAGTCAACAGAGCCAGGCGGGGAGAGCCGGTACATTCCGTTTCTAGGAGGCCCCGCCCCCTGGCAGCTGCAGGGAGCTGGTCGCCTTCATGTCTTTGA